A window of Fusarium falciforme chromosome 1, complete sequence genomic DNA:
TCGAAGCCCAAGCTACAGGACTCGTTTCCGGTGGGTCTTTGGCGTCGAGGCAGGGCGATGAAGGGATCAGCATGTCATGGCAGAGGCAGCCGGGGAGCTACCGACGAATGGTATTGTTTTGGGAATTTCGAAAAGTATGTGATAGCAGTGGTGGTCCTGGAGGGGTTTGAAAAGGCAAGGTGGGTGTCTTGTGAGGAGCGGAGCGGAAAGGGGGATCAGGAGGTGTTGGATCCTGCAAGACCAGGTGAGGCAAGGCATTCATGGAAGCGAGTCGAGTCATGCATCAGGGCGAGGCATTTACCAAGTCGAAGCGTCGATAGCTCACAGCATAGGCCTACTAGGCAAGTAGCAAAAAGAGAGAAGTACAAAGTGTACGTATGTTTCGTTTCACGGGAGGACGCATGGGGCATGTGGTTGTGATGTAGATGAGATGCATGAAGATGGATGGACTACAGATTCAGGGTGCTGGTCAATGCGGCCAGGCAGGCATTGATCGCATTGACAGAAAGAAGGCTTGGAGAAGGCTTGGGCGAATGCTTCAGGTGGCTCTGGCTGTGGCACTGGTAAGGGCCTTGATGGGTGGGCGGATGAAGGGTAAGGGATGAACGAGTCCAAGCTCACGTCAGGGGATCCGCACTCTGGAACAGCAACAGTCGCAGAGGCCGGCGTCCGCGGAAGGGAGGGTGACATGGCCGGGCGGGTCGATCGCCGTGGGTCGGATCAAGGCCGGAGAAGTCGACGCAGGCCAGCGCCAAGAGGGGATGACGGAGTGTCGAGTTGTGAGTGGCTAGAGGCGAGTTTGGCCATGTCTTTGAGCGGCAGAGGGGCACGAGGGGTTCGCGGCAGGGCGggacaaagaagagaagaaggcggaCGAGTCAGGGTTGAGAGATTTAATCAACGGCACTCGGTAGAcgtgcctgtgcctgtgcctgtgcctgagCGGGAAGCcgtggcatggcatggcatggcgaTGGATGGCGTGCATGAGGGCATCTTGGGACAAGAGATTGGCTAAGTGGCAAGTTTGGCGCCGAGGGAGGGGATTCACGCAATGTGCACCGTACGATCAGCGGCGTCATGCGCCCTCGGGTTCCTGGTTCAGGTTGCCTATTTACGGATCTCACATAGAGGACGCATGCACATACACCACCAGGTACGGTACGCATACACGCGCggctggaggagaagagggagggCGGACTCACGCCACCTGCAATGCTAGAGGAAACAGGAGGGTATGATTGATGGATGACAGATGGACGATACTGTAGGGATGAGGGATCCAAGTCAGGCACGAAACATTGAGCAGAGTCAGGTGGTGAAACTCGAGTCAATTGATGTGGCTTCCAGTCTTTGAAAGAATATTCTGCAAAAGTCTAAACTGTGGAATAAAGGGCGGCTCGGGACTGCCATGTGGTTCTAGTTAGTTAGTGACATACTACGTAGTAGACAAATAAATGACTCTTGTTCTTTGATGACGAGTCTTGTCAGTCATGATGGTCTAGGTTAGTTGATGGGCAAAGGGCGAATGTCATTGTTAGTGCAAGGTGGCGCTAGGGCCAGACGGTGTCTCTACCCAAGATCTTGGCTTCTCACGACCGTTGAAAAGGCGGTTGCGGCGTCAAAGACTTAAGAGGGGTTTGTTCCTGTTGGTGGGTGCCGCCAAGACCGGAGGGGCCCTGACACTAGCGAAGATCATCCTTCCGAACGACGAATCGGCACGGGGGAACAAGAGTGTGGAATCAATAGAAGTCGTCAGCCGTGGATCTGGGGTTTCTTGCTGCGGAAGCAAGGAGGATCGGTATCGCTGTTGGACGTGCATGTCTGCGACAGCGCatacgatgacgatgatggtgtaTTTGGATTCTGGTTCGCTAGCATGAAACGCATGTCAACGGCGACGGCGTTTGACGACGCAGGGTAGGCTCGTAGACCGACTTACTTGATTCCTTCTATTGCTGACATGTTTGTTTCATTCATTCCATACCGTGACTCAAGACGCGTCTCTTACTGTATGTGAGCTCTTTAGCATTCTCTTGCGGATGATGGAAGCCAAGGCCCCGCGTGATGCCCATTCTCACGGCGCCTCCGTTAGCCACGAAACGTGCCATGGCCACTCCCTTCCACGACATTCATTCTATCTCCACCTGGTCGCAGTTCTCCCTTGACATTCTCGAACCAAGTCTTGTCATCCAATGTCTCTGATTCGTCTGACCAACTTTTCCTTGAACCATTGAGTGGTTGCACACACTTTTTTTTCACTCATTGACTCACGTGCACCCCGCTGAGAGACATTGGCCGTCAACACTAGCTGGGCCGGATTTGCGACGGACAATGACgacggacgacgacgacgacgacaaaaGGCTTGGTGCTGAAAACCTTCACGTGCAAAGCTTAATACAACTCTGATATAACCCTGCTAAATACGTGACACACGCCTTCGGTCTTGGCTGCTCCGTTAGGGAGTTGACTCTCTAGTCAGTGATTTGCCTCAGGGGTCCTGGTCGTGCTCAAGGATCATCACCGGGAACTTTTTCCAACTCGTCAATCTAACGTCCAGTTGGCATGAGGTAATGAAGATTGAATCCCCGTCATTGGAAGATATTCTCCTTCCTCTGTCGGATTTCCATGACAAGCCTTTTCACTCCTGCATTTCTCCCCTCTCCCTTTTTTTGAGGCTTGCAGACGATCGCGCGTTTCACTCAGGTACGGTCCCCAATCAATGCATGCCCGACCCCGCTGGCGGGTGGCGTTTCAAGCGCCAGGGGTTCTCCGGGGTGTGattggacgaggaggatgtggCCCGTCACGTCTCGACCTGCTTCAGCCTCTTTGGACTAGAAATCCCTGGAACGCGGGAAAAGCTGCCAAACCAGCCACGGCGAGCCAGTCCCTTGGCTACGACGACTTACACTTGCGACCGGTCTGGTGTATTGTTTGTTCCTTTTTTCATGCCAAGGTTGTTTTTGGCTGAGACTGGATTGTTTCTCTAGAGATCGAGACATGGGACCACCGAGACGGGTTGTGTCATTGTATCACATTACATCACGTAGCATCCAAGGCGTACAAGCACGGCACAGAAGAAATGCCAAAAGAGATTGATGAGGTCAAAAAAAAGGAGACTGTGTATCAGGTCATCGTCCCTTTGTTcggcatctccatctcccaaGGTACGTGCGTAGCAGAGCAGCCGAGGTGGCATCCGACCACCGATTGTCGTCCGTGGTTCTTGTGAGTGTGTGTggggaaaaagaaagatcGGTTTCGGATTCTGGGCCCCGGCGCCTGCCTCGGCCGTTCGGTAAGGGaccactttttttttcttctcttcaggTTCGACGGCTGAGCATCACATGGAGGCCGACAAAGATGCATCCCTatccatggccatggatgAACAAAGGTCAtgaaaggaggaggatgtggaGGATGCGATCAGTCATTGCAATCATCATGAAACTCACTCACTTTCACAAGAGGCAGGTGTATTTACGTATTTACGTATTCTCACCGTAGCAACTCTTGTAAGTCCTGTTAGGCGCCGGCCAACCATCCAGGGGATCCACGCGCATGCGACATAGACGCCCACAGTCGAGACACATCCACCGCCAGTCGACTTCCTACGAACCCTCTCACCTTTGACCTAGCCTTGACTCGCCGGGgaaggaagagagaaaaaaaaaaaaaaaagaggatcAAGGCTCAGGAACATGGATGACATGCTCTCTCTCACCCCTCCGTCGATCACTCTGGGTGTGAGTGGGCATGGACATTTTTTGCTTGTATGATCTGTCGCCCATGGTGGAGATGCAACCAGGGACCCGGAGCGACGACAGCGACTAGCTTGCTTGGCCTTTTGCCGCGCTGCGATTCAGGAGACGCCTATCCATGCCTTGCTCGAGGCCTCTCTGTCAATGACTGACTAGGTCCCGTAGTTCTAGTAGTTCCTAGCATTAGGGGAGGGGTGGCGGCCCAAACGAAACAACTGAAACATCACCAGCCCGTCTCTGGCTCTCAAAGACTATAAGATGTGACCAACCCCCGACCTCCCAAGGCCTCTCTTTTTCACTTCCATCCCCAGCACTGCCAAGGAATTCATTCTACAGGCCGATCTCTTCGggttttcttcttctttttcttcttctctttcttgaACTTTCCCCTCGTGGGCCGGATACATTCCCTTTTcaagacaacaacaacaaaccaACTTCACTTCTTCACTTTCTGACCTTTTCAACCGTTTGTAACGGAGGCTGgtcacttttttttcttcgaCTTGCTTCATTGAATCACTGACGCACAAGCTCGGCCTTTGTGTCACTCAAGCTCTGCCCGTCCCCTTGGACCCCTGTTTTGAGAAACAAGACCGGTTCTGTTCTGTCACTGTTCGTCACTGTTCAGGAAGCATTCACACccctcacacacacaccttTTTTTCACCTCAGATTCTTCTCACCTCTTTTGTTCCGCAAGGCAACTTCTTTCATTGTCTCGCGCTACATTCCTTGCTTTCAATAGCACCACAATCCTTTATTGTTCCGTCCGACTTCGAACGCAACACGCACACACCTCGACGTCATTTCGAAAGAACCCAACGAGCCGGGCTCGATATAAAACATCACCTTCTCTGCGGCTGAAGCCAACAATACACTCCCTCCGCATCAGACACTCGTATAACCCAAGGACACACTCCTTCCACAACATTCTCAGTGCATACTTGGCGTCGGCACAGCCAACGTTTTCTTCCTCATTTCAACAGATACCCTATTCTCATCACCTCCTCGACGGAAGTGTTGTGATCAGTTCTTCttttcaacaacaaccaccaccaacgcAAACATGAAGTTCTTCGGTATCGAATCCGCCGCTCTCGCCCTTGGGCTCGCCGGTCTGGCCCAGGCTCACATGGAGATGACCAGCCCTCCCCCCttcaagtccaaggccaaCCCCCACGCCAACGGAGACGTCGACTACAGCATGACTGCTCCTCTCGAGGCCGGCGGCGGCAACTTCCCTTGCAAGGGCTACCACTCCCTTTTCGGCACCCCAGCTGGCGCTTCTGTTGCTGACTGGAAGGCCGGCGGCACTTACAGCATGACCATCACCGGCGGTGCCAACCACGGTGGCGGTAGCTGCCAGGCTTCTCTGTCCTTCGACAAGGGCGAGACCTGGAAGGTCATCCACTCGTACGTCGGCAACTGCCCCGGAGCTGGCACTACCAGCTACGACTTCAAGGTTCCCGCCGACACCCCCTCGGGCGAGGCCATCTTCGCTTGGACTTGGTTCAACCAGATCGGCAACCGCGAGATGTACATGAACTGCGCCGCCGTCACCATCGGCGGAGGATCCAAGAAGCGCGCCTCTGCCCTCAGCAGCCGCCCTTCCATGTTCGTCGCCAACGTCAACAACGGTTGCAGCACTGAGGAGGGCTCCGACCTTGAGTTCCCCGACCCTGGTCCGGATACCTCCAACGACTCGTCCAAGACTGCTCCTCCCAAGGGTAGCTGCgcctccggctccggctccggtgGTGGCTCCTCTGGCGGCGACAGCGGTGCCACTCCCAGCTCTCCCGCTGGTGATGTTGGCAGCGGCAACGGAAACAACGGTGCTGCCCCTAGCTCCTCTGCTGGCGGCGACAACGGCTCCGGTGCCCCCagctctgctgctcctgttTCCGCTCCTACCCAGACCCAGCCCGCCGCTGAACCTTCTCAACCTGCTGCTGAGCCTACTCAGCCCGCTGCCGAGTCTTCTGCCCCCGCTGGTGGTGCTCCCTCTCAAGTGTATGTATGCTCTGATGATGTTAAAGAACACCCTGACTCACCCATGTCTAGTCCCGGAGGTGTCTTCATCACCGTCTCCCCTCCCGCCGAGGGCACCGAGGCTCCCGTTGCTGCTCCCACCGACACCATGATGACTCTCACCAAGTCCGCTCCCGGAACTGGTAACGAGCCCGTGCCCACCAGCGTTGTCCAGCCCGAACCCGTGCCTACCACCCCTGCCGGTACCCCCGAGGCCGCTCCCACAACTCCCGCTGCCCCTGGTTCCGGCTCTGGCTCCGGCGATGGTCAGGCTCACACTGCCGGAACTGCCTGCACCTCGGAGGGTGAGTGGAACTGCATCGGTGGCTCCAAGTACCAGCGCTGCGCCTCTGGCCGATGGTCTGTTGTCCAGTCCATGGCCTCTGGCACCACCTGCTCCggcagcaaggccaaggctttCGCTTGGGGCTTTGGCCGCAAGCTTGCTCTCCGTGCCCGCCGGGCGTAAAGAGTCAACTCCATGGGACCATGCACATAGGCACTCATGAGTTTCAGCTCATGATGAACATGAAAAATGGGGACAGTGGCCCTTGAGTCACGgcctggccaaggccaaacCCGTACATATCCTGCATTTGATGGTACGGAACGGAACACGGAGGAACACGGGGATTTTTTTTCGATCATTCTTTGTACATAACAAGATTACGGAGGTATACAGGACATGAATTCAACTCATGGATACTTTGAACACTTGTTTCGATGTGACTGTGACGGTGACTTGTTTGGACTTGCAGATTgtagaagagaaagaagacacAAGTGAAATAGAGTTTGAGTTTGTAGATGGAGAACAAAGGGACATACTGGCCCTTTATCCTTTACCCTTTGCCACGATTGGCTTTGTCCCTGCTGGCGTGCCAGGTAGGCATGTCGGCAGCCAGGATGTTGGAGCGAAGGGACGGCACAGGACAGCACGTGACGCTCCTCTTTGTCCTGCAGATGAGGTCGTCGTCAGTGGCGGAGCGCATACGTTGAAGAACAGTCGTTAGCGGCAGAGCCAGAGACGCAGTCAGAGTGAGGGTAAGAGGAAAGGATTTGAAGGAGGCAGCCCGCGTCGCACGGAATAAGGAGGCTGGAGGCCGCTTTGTCGTTGCTGCTAGTTAACTTAGAGTGAGAGCCGAGTAAGATGGGGGGGCTGAGGTAGTTTCTCTGGGTGGCTCATTCTTGGGGGGACGCGGACATCCAGGGCAAGGGGTGTGTACCTGCACCTGGCCAAGAAGGGAGTAGATATAAATATCAACGCGTCTGTAGTGGAAGCTGTAGTTGCGAGGCGCATGTCTTATTTTGACCGCTACCGAGCAAGTCTCCAATTTGCGAAGAGAAGGTCACCCCTCGTAGGCCAGCAACaggcccatctccatccacaGTGCGCATTGCCTCAGTCGATGAGCTGGCCATTGGGCAGCAACGAGTTTCGGCGCCAATTGTGACTCTGAGTGGCGGGCTTGCACAGTGGGACACACGGTACACGTAGCACAAAGGGTCCCTCCCTCTCGTCCCCGTCGTCTAACTACGAACCCAACCCTCAGCGGTGGACGACGGCGGCGGGGGCTGTGTCGGAGTCAGGGTTCCAAAACGACTCtggtgatgagatgagacagCTGGTAATCTGTGCAAACTGTACAAACCGTCAGGTTAATACGTATGTATGTAGGTAATATTTGCCTCTCCCGGGCCAAACGGCACGATACATCAAGATGGAGGCGCATACCCTTCCCCCAAAACGTCCTAGCTATCTGCTCCATACCTCGTTCACAGCTCAGCTCAACCTTGGAGATGCCCGCCCAGCAGCGCCATCCGGATACCAGGCCCCGTCGCTAGGTGTGCTGTAAATCACTGGAACAGCGCCTGATTCATCATTTGACCGCCCGCCCGCGAGCGCGAGAGCAACCCACTTTCCTTTCCTTGCGCtggcctgggctgggctggccttcccccatccatccccatcccgccattcatccatccattccccATCCATTCTTgggcccctccccctccagccTTATAACCTCCACCACCCAAGGCGACACCATCCAAACCTCTTCTCTTGCTACTTTCCCGCCCTCTTGCTGCAAACCCTCATGATTGTGGCGCTTCTTGCTCAGTGACGGAATTTCCGTCTACACGACAATCCCTCCTCGCGCGGCGACCTACATCCTTCTACTCATAGGTAGAAACACCATCCAAGCCAGCCCCTCCTCGCTTCGATAACCTCCTCGACCGCCAGACCTCGACCATGGCTGGTCCTGCCTCCCCCCAGGCCGAAGGTCCCACGTTTGCTCCGCCTGCGCTGCCCGCCGGCTGGATTGCTCAGTGGGATGGCGCGAGCAGGAAGTACTACTATGTTCAGCTCTCGACCGGAGTCTCTCAGTGGGAGGTCCCCACCGAGCCGGCCAAGACGGGCAACACTCCGGCGCCCCAGATCGAGCACCCCTACGGCGCTCCCAAGCAGCCGCCGGAGGTCATCACCCACCCGGACGGGTCGCAGACGATGCGCCATGCTGATGGCACCATGGAACCCATCATGCCCGACGGAACACGCGGTGTCGACGGTCCGTCTGGAGATCGGGGTATTGGGGTAGGTGGTGGCGCGTTGCTCCTGTGCTTACGGTTTACTGACCATTTCCCATTCTAGAGTATGGCTATGAACGCTTTGCTCGGCGGCAACAAGAACTCGTCTCACGGCGGCGGTAGCGGTGGAGGTCACGGCCCCAGTCCCCTGGGTAACCTCGGCGGTATCGCAAGCCAATTCCTCGGTGGCTCTCATGGTggaagcggcggcggcagtgGTGGAGGCCACGGCTCCGGTTCTTCAGGTAACCTTGGCGGTCTTGCGAGTCAATTCCTTGGTGGTTCTCATGGCGGAAGCGGTGGCAGCGGTGGAAGCGGAGGAGGCAAGCAATCCGGTGCTGGAAAGCTTGTCGGACAGCTGGCTTCGAGCTTCATGAACTCGGCCTCTCAGGAGAAGCCTCCCGCTCCGCAGAACTACCATGGCGGTGCCAACCAGCAGAACTCGCACCACGCTCAGGGAGGTCTTGCTGGTGCTGTTATGGGCGGTGTTGCTCATATGTTTGGTGGCAAGCCTGGTAGCAGCGTAAGTTGTCGCATCCTCGAATGCGCTCGGCCGTGAGACTAACAGTCTGAATCCAGCAGGGCCAAAACTTTGGCTATCACAACTCGGGaccgcagcaacagcagcagggtggtggtggtggcggtTCCTCTTACTCAGGCGAGGCTCCCACTTATAAGCCCCCGGGTTCAACAGGATCTGCCCCCTCAGGGACTCCTTCGGGATCGCAGCCCTACGGAACGCCCTCACctagccagcagcagcataaCCAGCAACACGGTTCTCATCAGCAACAACCAGGTCAAAGCTCTCCGTACGGTTCTCACCAACAGCAGCCCGGCCAGAACCCCCCTTACGGTTCGCATCAGCAGCAACCCGGCTCTCACTCACAGCAGTCTGGTTCCAACACACCTTATGGCTCACACCAGCAACAGCCTGGAGCGAACCCGCAATATGGAGCTGGTCAACAACACCCAGGATCGAGCCAACCGTACGGCTCCCACTCGCAACAGCCAAGCCAGAACTCTCCATATGGATCTCACCAGCAGCCTGGCTcgcatcaacaacagccaGGTGCTAACCCGTCATATGGTTCACAGGCTGGCCCGAACCAGCAACACGGCTCACACCAGCAGCAGTACGGTTCCAACTCTCAGTATGGTGGAAGTCCGCATGGATCCCAGAACAACTCgttccctcctccacccccAGGAGGACCGCCTCAACAGCATGGACAGCATGGGCAACAAGGACAGCAGGGTCAGCAGGCGCAATacttccctcctcctcctacTGGACAACCGCCGCACCAGCAGCAATATGGACAAGGCTATCCCAATAACCCCC
This region includes:
- a CDS encoding WW domain-containing protein, whose protein sequence is MAGPASPQAEGPTFAPPALPAGWIAQWDGASRKYYYVQLSTGVSQWEVPTEPAKTGNTPAPQIEHPYGAPKQPPEVITHPDGSQTMRHADGTMEPIMPDGTRGVDGPSGDRGIGSMAMNALLGGNKNSSHGGGSGGGHGPSPLGNLGGIASQFLGGSHGGSGGGSGGGHGSGSSGNLGGLASQFLGGSHGGSGGSGGSGGGKQSGAGKLVGQLASSFMNSASQEKPPAPQNYHGGANQQNSHHAQGGLAGAVMGGVAHMFGGKPGSSQGQNFGYHNSGPQQQQQGGGGGGSSYSGEAPTYKPPGSTGSAPSGTPSGSQPYGTPSPSQQQHNQQHGSHQQQPGQSSPYGSHQQQPGQNPPYGSHQQQPGSHSQQSGSNTPYGSHQQQPGANPQYGAGQQHPGSSQPYGSHSQQPSQNSPYGSHQQPGSHQQQPGANPSYGSQAGPNQQHGSHQQQYGSNSQYGGSPHGSQNNSFPPPPPGGPPQQHGQHGQQGQQGQQAQYFPPPPTGQPPHQQQYGQGYPNNPQAAGGQYGGPPDQHGQNQQTYSAPPVPGNQQYPPPPPGGPPGGYNPSYSGGQGGQPSYGGGAPPVPHGTHPGQYGGAY